A segment of the Candidatus Eisenbacteria bacterium genome:
CCGGCCGGATTCAGATCTTCAGCGTCATCGGAGGAGGTGAGGGCTCGGAACCGAAACCGCAGTGAGGTTCGACATGGAGAGAACGAAGACGTGAACCAAGCCAGAAAGGGGAAAAGCGCCATGATACGGATCGTGATCGTCGCGTGTGTGGGCGCGTTGTGCGCCTTTGCGACGCCGGCCGTGGCGGGCGACTGGCACAGCGGAGCGAGCCTCATCTGCTCGGACTGCCATCTGATGCACGGCAGCCAGGAGCATGCGTATTCGCCCGGAGGCATTTTTGCCGCCGTCGGGCCGAACGCTCCGTACGAGTACCTTCTCCGTAACGAGATCAACGACCTTTGCCTCACCTGCCACGACAACCAGTCCTTCGCGCCGGACGTCTTCGGCGTCAACGGTGGCGTGGCGATGAATCGCAGGGCCGGAGGCCTCAATGCGGAGCCCGCTCACCGGGCCAACGACACGGGTTACGAAACCATGGACGGCCACACGCTGTGGTCGACGGAGATCGCGCCGGGCGGTACGTTCACGAACGCGGACGGACTGCACTGCACGGATTGCCACGCGCAGCACGGCAACCAGCCGGCGCAGTACCGGAACCTCAGGACGTCCACGAGCGCCACGAACCGGTTCTTCGGAAAGGACCTGACGTACGCGACGGGCACGAACGACCCGACCAAGGGCGTGTACCAGCGGGTGCTTCGCGGGTATGCCGACGCGGACATCGATTACAACGAGCCGAGCACGACGAACAGCCAGATGGGTAACTGGTGCTCGGCGTGCCACACGACCTATCACGGCACGGGCGGATCGGCGAACATGGGCGGCGCGAGCGGTGGCGACCCGGCCACGGGCGCGGCGACCTCCTGGCACCGGCATCCGACGGCGGACGTGAACATCGGCTGGGCGACGACTAGGCCGCACTACTCGAGCCTGACGCAGTTCAACAGCCACCCGAACCGCGTGAAGGTCATGGATTCTCAGGGACTCTGGGACGGAAGCGCCACGGACAACACCGTGACGCCGTCCTGCTTCAGCTGCCACCGGTCTCACGGCACCAAGAACGGCTTCAGCTTGATTTACATGGCAGGCACCGGTACGGTCACCGAGGACGGCGACTCTGGCACACAGGTCAAGGACATGTGCCGGCAGTGCCACATCCAAGGCTGATCCCCGGATTTCTGGAACCGCGGGCCGGTCTCTGCAGAGAGACCGGCCTTGCCCTATTCACGCCGGGCCGCGCCGGCGGCCCGGCGAAGGAACGGAGCACACGTGGAAGGATCCCGCCGGCGGCGACCGTCCCTGACCTCCTGTGCGGGAATCGCACTGGCCCTGGGTGTGATCGTGGCGCGGGCGATCGTCGCGCCCGGCACGGACGCGGTGGCGGAGACGCGAGCCTCGCGGACGGCGGCCACGATCCGGTCCGTGCTCGACCGAGGTCCCCACGCGGGCACGTGCGAGCGTTGCCACACCATGCACGCGGAGCAGTCGCTCCCCGAGTCGTTCGCGCTGGTGGGACCCGACGACAACTCGCTCTGCGCGAGCTGCCACACCACTCCCTGGAAGGGCGGAAGCTATCCCGACCTCTTCACGTACGCGCGCTCCTCGCACGGAACGGACGCCGCGATGGTGTGGCCCGGGCCGGGACCGGTTGCGCGGACGGAGCCGGACGCCGCGGGGAAGTGCGTCAACTGCCACGACCCGCACGGATGGACGGACACGGCGGGAGACATCCCGAACCTGACCTACGCGCGCGAAGAGGCGCTCTGTCTCTCCTGCCATGACGGGTCACCGGCCTCGTCGCACGTGTCGGCCGACTTCGCGAAGCCCTACGCGCATCCGACCTCGCTCGTGAGCGGGCGGCACGCCGGAGCCGGCGAATCCTTGCCCGCCGACTTCGGCGCGGCGCCGGTGAATCGGCGTCACGCCGAGTGCGAGGACTGCCACAACAGCCACGTGGCGCACCGGGACGACGAGGACGTCGCGGGGACAACGGAGCTCTCGAAGCTCAACCTGGGCGTGAGCCGAGTCCGCGCCGAGTTCGGCGCGGCCGGATTTGCTCCGGCGTACACGTTCCTCGCGGGAGCGGACACCGTCTCGACTCCCTACGCGGAGTCGCAGGTCTGCTACAAGTGCCATTCGTCCTACACGAACCAGCCGCCCGGACAGACGGATCTCGCGCTCGTGCTGAATCCCGCGAACCCGTCCTATCACCCGGTGGAGGCTCCGGGGCGGGATCTGTCGATCCGGCTCGCATCGTTCACCCCGGGATGGTCCGCGTCATCGATCACCCGATGCGGCGACTGCCATGGAAGCGACTTCCCCTCCAGCCGGGGTGTCCATGGGTCGAACTACCGGTTTCTACTAAAGAGCCCCTATACCGCTTCCCCTCAGCCGCGCATCATGGACCCCGACGAGATTTGCTTCACGTGCCACGCCTGGGACGTCTACGCGAATCCCTCTTCACCAGAGGCGGTGCAGTCCGCTTCGAGGTTCAACGCGCCGGGCACGTCTCAGGGGCACGCGAGTCACGTCGGGGAACGCGACGTCCCGTGTTACGGGTGTCACACGACCCACGGGTCGACGTCCCAGAGGCATCTGATCGTGATCGGCCGCAACCCCGGTATCGTCTCCTACACCGAGACGGCATCCGGGGGCACGTGCACGGCCACGTGCCACGGCCCGCAGCCC
Coding sequences within it:
- a CDS encoding cytochrome c3 family protein, giving the protein MIRIVIVACVGALCAFATPAVAGDWHSGASLICSDCHLMHGSQEHAYSPGGIFAAVGPNAPYEYLLRNEINDLCLTCHDNQSFAPDVFGVNGGVAMNRRAGGLNAEPAHRANDTGYETMDGHTLWSTEIAPGGTFTNADGLHCTDCHAQHGNQPAQYRNLRTSTSATNRFFGKDLTYATGTNDPTKGVYQRVLRGYADADIDYNEPSTTNSQMGNWCSACHTTYHGTGGSANMGGASGGDPATGAATSWHRHPTADVNIGWATTRPHYSSLTQFNSHPNRVKVMDSQGLWDGSATDNTVTPSCFSCHRSHGTKNGFSLIYMAGTGTVTEDGDSGTQVKDMCRQCHIQG
- a CDS encoding cytochrome c3 family protein, with translation MEGSRRRRPSLTSCAGIALALGVIVARAIVAPGTDAVAETRASRTAATIRSVLDRGPHAGTCERCHTMHAEQSLPESFALVGPDDNSLCASCHTTPWKGGSYPDLFTYARSSHGTDAAMVWPGPGPVARTEPDAAGKCVNCHDPHGWTDTAGDIPNLTYAREEALCLSCHDGSPASSHVSADFAKPYAHPTSLVSGRHAGAGESLPADFGAAPVNRRHAECEDCHNSHVAHRDDEDVAGTTELSKLNLGVSRVRAEFGAAGFAPAYTFLAGADTVSTPYAESQVCYKCHSSYTNQPPGQTDLALVLNPANPSYHPVEAPGRDLSIRLASFTPGWSASSITRCGDCHGSDFPSSRGVHGSNYRFLLKSPYTASPQPRIMDPDEICFTCHAWDVYANPSSPEAVQSASRFNAPGTSQGHASHVGERDVPCYGCHTTHGSTSQRHLIVIGRNPGIVSYTETASGGTCTATCHGPQPYAVNYAR